A window from Candidatus Neomarinimicrobiota bacterium encodes these proteins:
- a CDS encoding ABC transporter ATP-binding protein: MIHLERVSKQYNSTIAVDKLTLNVNQGELLVLLGTSGCGKTTTLKMINRLIEPDSGAITIDGTPTMDIDVVVLRRQIGYVFQGIGLFPHMTVGENVGIIPKLSGWSDELRNERIRELLDLLNLPPEEFANRKPAQLSGGQQQRIGVARALAARPDIMLMDEPFGALDPLTRVQLQEEYQSIRKQLGVTTVFVTHDMTEALLMGDRIAVMRDGALIQIDTPGEMVNHPADEYVARLMETPKRQADALEQLTHE, from the coding sequence ATGATACACCTTGAACGGGTTTCCAAACAGTATAATAGTACTATTGCAGTTGATAAACTGACACTGAACGTGAACCAGGGCGAACTGTTGGTGCTCCTGGGTACCAGCGGCTGCGGAAAAACCACAACGCTAAAGATGATTAACCGCCTCATTGAACCGGATTCCGGCGCTATTACTATCGACGGGACTCCCACAATGGATATCGATGTGGTCGTGCTTCGCAGACAAATCGGATATGTATTTCAGGGAATCGGACTGTTTCCGCATATGACGGTTGGGGAAAATGTCGGGATTATCCCGAAGCTATCAGGCTGGAGTGACGAGCTGCGGAATGAACGCATCCGTGAATTGCTCGACCTGTTGAATCTTCCACCGGAGGAGTTCGCTAACCGGAAACCGGCGCAACTCTCCGGCGGTCAGCAGCAGCGGATCGGGGTTGCGCGGGCCCTGGCAGCCCGTCCCGATATTATGCTGATGGACGAACCGTTTGGTGCGCTCGATCCACTCACAAGGGTTCAGTTACAGGAGGAATACCAGTCCATCCGAAAGCAACTCGGCGTGACCACGGTGTTTGTGACCCATGATATGACCGAAGCCCTGCTCATGGGTGATCGGATTGCGGTTATGCGGGATGGCGCCTTAATACAAATTGATACTCCGGGGGAGATGGTAAACCATCCAGCCGACGAATATGTGGCACGGCTCATGGAAACGCCAAAACGCCAGGCCGATGCGCTGGAACAGCTAACCCACGAATGA
- a CDS encoding ABC transporter permease/substrate-binding protein, translated as MQEQLQYLPSYLGGHLRLVLVALGFGAGISIPLGIVATRFKRMESTILGVAGVIQTIPGLALLAIMVPLLNMIGIIPALVALTLYSLLPILRNTVVGIREIDADIVEAGRGIGMTNKQLLRMVQLPLAIPVIIAGLRTATVWVVGIATLSTPVGATSLGNFIFSGLQTRNNAAILVGCVAAAVLALILDWIIHAFETGVREQNRGKIWIASVASAIVLILAGTLGIGTPGFSAEKDKTITIGSKPFTEQYILSEFLSQYVDREIGYSTEKVQNLGSTVAFDALVENQIDIYVDYSGTLWNMHMKNKEMPTDPDQLLNQLSDYLSEKYGVTVAVPLGFENAYCLAMKGSEAAKLGIEGIDDLRRYQNSLVMGSDVEFFGRPEWSRLQEEYDLHFKATRSMDAVLMYEAIREDQVDVISAYTTDGRIDAYNLTILEDPAGVFPPYDAVVLLSPEMSSSSVLIRNIRKLEDSISAEVMRKMNLEVDQNDRSPQQVGVELYRRIIEQNLR; from the coding sequence ATCCAGGAACAGCTACAATATCTACCGTCTTACCTCGGCGGACACCTTCGACTGGTACTCGTTGCGTTGGGCTTCGGCGCCGGAATCAGTATTCCCCTGGGGATTGTGGCTACCCGGTTTAAGCGGATGGAGTCGACAATTCTTGGCGTGGCCGGTGTGATCCAGACCATACCAGGTCTCGCCCTATTGGCTATAATGGTTCCGCTACTGAATATGATCGGCATTATTCCGGCGCTGGTTGCGCTGACTCTGTACAGCCTTCTCCCGATCTTGCGGAATACCGTGGTCGGAATCAGGGAAATCGATGCCGATATCGTTGAAGCGGGAAGAGGAATCGGTATGACAAATAAACAGCTATTGCGCATGGTACAATTGCCGCTGGCCATTCCGGTGATTATTGCGGGACTCCGCACCGCAACGGTGTGGGTCGTGGGTATTGCCACGCTCTCCACTCCCGTAGGCGCCACTTCGTTGGGGAATTTTATTTTTAGCGGACTCCAGACCAGAAATAATGCAGCGATTTTGGTGGGATGCGTTGCCGCGGCAGTATTGGCGTTGATACTGGATTGGATTATCCATGCCTTCGAGACCGGAGTTCGAGAGCAGAACCGGGGAAAAATCTGGATCGCTTCAGTGGCATCGGCAATTGTCCTGATTCTTGCCGGAACGCTCGGAATCGGAACACCCGGTTTTTCTGCAGAGAAGGATAAGACTATTACCATCGGGAGTAAACCGTTCACCGAACAGTATATCCTGAGTGAGTTCCTCAGCCAATACGTGGACCGGGAGATTGGGTATTCCACGGAGAAAGTACAAAATCTCGGGTCGACGGTGGCGTTCGATGCGCTGGTGGAAAATCAAATAGATATATACGTAGATTATTCCGGCACACTCTGGAATATGCACATGAAAAACAAGGAAATGCCGACGGATCCGGATCAATTATTAAATCAATTATCCGATTATCTCAGCGAAAAATACGGAGTCACCGTGGCCGTCCCATTGGGGTTCGAAAACGCCTATTGTCTGGCCATGAAGGGAAGCGAAGCGGCGAAACTCGGGATTGAAGGCATTGATGATCTCAGACGATATCAGAACTCACTGGTTATGGGCAGCGACGTGGAGTTCTTCGGGCGGCCGGAATGGTCCAGGCTTCAGGAAGAGTACGATTTACATTTTAAGGCAACCCGATCTATGGATGCGGTTCTTATGTACGAGGCGATTCGGGAGGATCAGGTTGATGTAATCAGTGCCTATACCACCGACGGCCGCATCGATGCCTACAACCTGACGATTCTCGAAGATCCGGCGGGTGTCTTTCCGCCGTATGATGCAGTCGTTTTACTCAGCCCTGAAATGAGTTCATCTAGTGTGCTAATCCGGAATATCAGGAAACTGGAGGACAGCATTTCCGCTGAAGTCATGCGAAAGATGAATTTGGAAGTCGATCAGAACGACAGGTCGCCGCAGCAGGTCGGTGTCGAATTATACCGCCGGATTATCGAACAGAATTTGCGATAG